One genomic window of Cupriavidus malaysiensis includes the following:
- the htpG gene encoding molecular chaperone HtpG yields MTAPHETMSFQAEVKQLLHLMIHSLYSNKEIFLRELVSNASDASDKLRFEAIANPALLENDADLAIRIEVDSAARTLKLTDNGIGMSRDEAIRNLGTIARSGTKEFFQQLSGDQQKDAALIGQFGVGFYSAFIVADKVTVETRRAGLPAGEAVRWESRGDGEFTVDAVERAARGTTITLHLREGEDDFLSAWKIKEIIRKYSDHISLPIRMPKEVWDAEASTYQRTDEWESVNQASALWTRAKSDISDEQYTAFYQHIAHDNEAPLAWTHNRVEGRSEYTQLLYIPARAPFDLWDRNHKGGLKLYVKRVFIMDEAEQLLPNYLRFVKGVVDSADLPLNVSRELLQESRDVKAIREGCTKRVLSVLESLADGEEQAERDKYASFWQQFGQVLKEGVGEDQANQERVAKLLRFASTHNDDAEQNVSLAAYVARMKEGQDKIYYVTADTWLAAKSSPHLEVFRKKGIEVLLLTERVDEWMLSFLHEFDGKELVSVARGGLDLGSLADAGEKAEQEKAEGDWKDVVARAKTALEGKAKDVRVTLRLTDSASCLVSDEGEMSGYLQRLLKQAGQKAPDVQPILELNPEHALVKRLRDLPEGEAFTDRVQVLFDQALLAEGGMLEDPAAYVQRVNRLLA; encoded by the coding sequence ATGACCGCACCGCACGAAACGATGAGCTTCCAGGCGGAAGTGAAGCAACTGCTGCACCTGATGATCCACTCGCTGTACAGCAACAAGGAAATCTTCCTGCGCGAGCTGGTCTCCAATGCTTCCGACGCCTCCGACAAGCTGCGCTTCGAGGCGATCGCGAATCCCGCCCTGCTGGAGAACGATGCCGACCTGGCCATCCGCATCGAGGTGGACAGCGCCGCGCGCACGCTCAAGCTCACCGACAACGGCATCGGCATGAGCCGCGACGAGGCGATCCGCAACCTCGGCACCATCGCCCGCTCGGGCACCAAGGAATTCTTCCAGCAGCTCTCCGGCGACCAGCAGAAGGACGCCGCGCTGATCGGCCAGTTCGGCGTGGGCTTCTACTCGGCCTTCATCGTGGCCGACAAGGTCACCGTGGAGACGCGCCGTGCCGGCCTGCCCGCCGGCGAGGCGGTACGCTGGGAGAGCCGCGGCGACGGCGAGTTCACCGTGGATGCCGTCGAGCGCGCCGCGCGCGGCACTACCATCACGCTGCACCTGCGCGAGGGCGAGGACGATTTCCTGTCGGCCTGGAAGATCAAGGAGATCATCCGCAAGTACTCGGACCATATCTCGCTGCCGATCCGCATGCCCAAGGAGGTCTGGGATGCCGAGGCCAGCACCTACCAGCGCACCGACGAGTGGGAGAGCGTGAACCAGGCGAGCGCCCTGTGGACGCGCGCCAAGTCGGACATCAGCGACGAGCAGTACACCGCCTTCTACCAGCACATCGCCCATGACAACGAGGCGCCGCTGGCGTGGACCCACAACCGCGTGGAAGGCCGCAGCGAATACACCCAGCTGCTCTACATCCCCGCGCGCGCGCCGTTCGACCTGTGGGACCGCAACCACAAGGGCGGCCTCAAGCTCTACGTGAAGCGCGTCTTCATCATGGACGAGGCCGAGCAGTTGCTGCCGAACTACCTGCGCTTCGTCAAGGGCGTAGTGGATTCGGCCGACCTGCCGCTGAACGTCTCGCGCGAGCTGCTGCAGGAGAGCCGCGACGTCAAGGCGATCCGCGAAGGCTGCACCAAGCGCGTGCTGTCGGTGCTCGAGTCGCTGGCCGACGGCGAAGAGCAGGCCGAACGCGACAAGTACGCCAGCTTCTGGCAGCAGTTCGGCCAGGTGCTGAAGGAGGGCGTCGGCGAGGACCAGGCCAACCAGGAGCGCGTCGCCAAGCTGCTGCGCTTCGCCTCCACGCACAACGACGATGCCGAGCAGAACGTCTCGCTGGCGGCTTACGTAGCGCGCATGAAGGAAGGCCAGGACAAGATCTACTACGTCACCGCCGACACCTGGCTGGCGGCGAAGTCGAGTCCGCATCTCGAGGTGTTCCGCAAGAAGGGCATCGAGGTGCTGCTGCTGACCGAGCGCGTCGACGAATGGATGCTGTCCTTCCTGCATGAGTTCGACGGCAAGGAACTGGTCTCGGTGGCGCGCGGCGGCCTCGACCTGGGCTCGCTGGCCGATGCCGGCGAGAAGGCCGAGCAGGAGAAGGCCGAAGGCGACTGGAAGGACGTGGTGGCGCGAGCCAAGACCGCGCTCGAAGGCAAGGCCAAGGACGTGCGCGTGACGCTGCGCCTGACCGACTCGGCTTCCTGCCTGGTGTCGGACGAGGGCGAGATGAGCGGCTACCTGCAGCGCCTGCTCAAGCAGGCGGGGCAGAAGGCGCCGGACGTGCAGCCCATCCTGGAGCTGAACCCCGAGCACGCGCTGGTCAAGCGGCTGCGCGACCTGCCCGAGGGTGAGGCCTTCACCGACCGCGTGCAGGTACTGTTCGACCAGGCCCTGCTGGCCGAGGGCGGCATGCTGGAAGACCCGGCCGCCTACGTGCAGCGCGTCAATCGCTTGCTGGCCTGA
- a CDS encoding PLP-dependent aminotransferase family protein — MEGEQAVAQLPKDSGSGAQGMPAARPRLVVPRVDRLPDPVPSAQMTLVEQLTEWARMRIDERVFRAGMRMPSIRQLAQDKGISRFTVVEAYERLVALGYLESRRGSGFYVREPAAPQVPAAAVPARARHIDVTWLLRSMFHTVESHKAPGLGFLPNDWLDGELIASALRALGRQPGSHFLASGSPQGFLPLRQQLRTRLAELEIGAAPEQIVLTSGITQALDLIARLYLQPDDAVLVGDPAWFVMFGRFAAQGAQVIGVPYTPEGPDLQALERIVQAHRPRLFVINSVVHNPTGTSLSPATAFQLLRLAEQYDFLIVEDDIYCDLLPPGQSATRLASLDQLRRVIYLGSFSKTLAPNLRVGFIAAHPELVAALTDSKLLAGLTSPEINERALYKVLTEGHYRKHVERVRTRLDRARDDTRRTLENLGLKLFPGQQAGMYLWADTGRDTNAIATAGHEEGFLFAPGSLFSPSQLPSGWMRFNVASSADPGMLRFLARQLER; from the coding sequence ATGGAAGGCGAGCAGGCTGTGGCCCAGTTACCGAAGGATAGCGGAAGCGGCGCGCAAGGCATGCCGGCGGCGCGGCCGCGGCTGGTGGTGCCGCGCGTCGACCGCCTGCCCGACCCGGTGCCGTCGGCGCAGATGACGCTGGTGGAGCAACTGACCGAGTGGGCCCGCATGCGCATCGATGAGCGGGTCTTCCGCGCCGGCATGCGCATGCCGTCGATCCGCCAGCTGGCCCAGGACAAGGGCATCTCGCGCTTCACCGTGGTCGAGGCCTACGAGCGCCTGGTGGCGCTGGGTTACCTGGAATCGCGGCGCGGCTCCGGCTTCTACGTACGCGAACCGGCCGCCCCGCAGGTGCCGGCGGCGGCGGTGCCCGCGCGGGCACGCCATATCGACGTGACCTGGCTGCTGCGCAGCATGTTCCACACGGTCGAGAGCCACAAGGCGCCGGGACTGGGCTTCCTGCCCAACGACTGGCTGGATGGCGAACTGATCGCCAGCGCCCTGCGCGCGCTGGGGCGGCAGCCCGGCAGCCATTTCCTCGCCAGCGGCTCGCCCCAGGGCTTCCTGCCGCTGCGCCAGCAACTGCGCACGCGGCTGGCCGAACTGGAGATCGGCGCCGCGCCGGAGCAGATCGTGCTGACCTCCGGCATCACCCAGGCCCTCGACCTGATCGCCAGGCTCTACCTGCAGCCCGACGACGCGGTGCTGGTCGGCGATCCCGCCTGGTTCGTGATGTTCGGCCGCTTCGCCGCCCAGGGTGCCCAGGTCATCGGCGTGCCCTACACGCCGGAGGGCCCGGACCTGCAGGCGCTGGAGCGCATCGTGCAGGCGCACCGGCCGCGCCTGTTCGTGATCAACTCGGTGGTGCACAACCCCACCGGCACCTCGCTGTCGCCGGCCACGGCCTTCCAGCTGCTGCGCCTGGCCGAGCAGTACGACTTCCTCATCGTCGAGGACGATATCTACTGCGACCTGCTGCCGCCGGGCCAGAGCGCCACGCGGCTGGCCAGCCTCGACCAGCTGCGCCGGGTGATCTACCTGGGCAGCTTCTCCAAGACGCTGGCGCCCAACCTGCGCGTGGGCTTCATCGCGGCGCACCCGGAGCTGGTCGCCGCGCTGACCGACAGCAAGCTGCTGGCCGGCCTGACCTCGCCGGAGATCAACGAGCGCGCGCTCTATAAGGTGCTGACCGAAGGGCACTACCGCAAGCACGTCGAGCGCGTGCGCACGCGCCTGGACCGTGCCCGCGACGATACCCGGCGCACCCTGGAGAACCTCGGCCTGAAGCTGTTTCCCGGCCAGCAGGCCGGCATGTACCTGTGGGCCGACACCGGGCGCGATACCAATGCGATCGCCACGGCGGGGCACGAAGAGGGTTTCCTGTTCGCGCCCGGCAGCCTGTTCTCACCGTCGCAACTGCCTTCGGGCTGGATGCGCTTCAATGTGGCCAGCAGCGCCGATCCGGGCATGCTGCGCTTCCTGGCGCGCCAGCTCGAGCGTTAG
- a CDS encoding VOC family protein: MTLALDHLVIAAPDLHSGAQYVADHLGVVPQPGGSHPGMGTHNRLLGLYGDCYLEVIAPDPAAPAPGRPRWFALDSETVRARLAGGPFLLHWVARVERPVDLERWQAQYPGRIAPVMPMTRAHLRWRIAVPDDGGLPAWHGESGPAGDGILPTLIQWDSAERPGIALPRQDLALRALRGRHPRAALLQQGLDWLGAGSLVTLEQSEGEVELSAEIETPQGVRTLR; the protein is encoded by the coding sequence ATGACACTCGCCCTGGACCATCTCGTGATCGCCGCGCCCGACCTCCACAGCGGAGCGCAATACGTGGCCGACCATCTCGGCGTGGTGCCTCAGCCGGGTGGCAGCCACCCCGGCATGGGCACCCACAACCGACTGCTGGGCCTGTACGGCGACTGCTACCTGGAAGTGATCGCGCCGGATCCGGCTGCGCCCGCCCCCGGGCGGCCGCGCTGGTTCGCGCTCGACAGCGAGACCGTGCGCGCGCGCCTGGCCGGCGGCCCCTTCCTGCTGCACTGGGTGGCGCGCGTGGAGCGCCCGGTCGACCTGGAGCGGTGGCAGGCGCAGTACCCCGGCCGCATCGCCCCGGTGATGCCCATGACGCGCGCGCACCTGCGCTGGCGCATCGCGGTGCCGGACGACGGCGGCCTGCCAGCCTGGCATGGGGAGTCCGGCCCGGCCGGCGACGGCATCCTGCCCACCCTGATCCAGTGGGACAGCGCCGAGCGGCCCGGCATCGCGCTGCCGCGCCAGGACCTGGCATTGCGTGCGCTGCGCGGCCGCCATCCGCGCGCGGCGCTGCTGCAGCAGGGGCTGGACTGGCTCGGGGCGGGCAGCCTGGTGACGCTGGAGCAGAGCGAGGGCGAAGTGGAATTGAGCGCGGAGATCGAGACGCCGCAGGGCGTGCGCACACTGCGCTGA
- a CDS encoding alanyl-tRNA editing protein, translated as MSATRKRFDDDAYLQQCEATVVAVHAEGIELDETVCYARSGGQAGDTGTLTRPDGSVVAVADTVYSADRSRILHVPAPGAVLPQPGERVTVRIDWERRHRLMRLHTCLHLLGALIPVPVTGCGISPDSARIDFDLPESTLDKADLGARLNDLIAADTALAIEKITPQQLAAQPELVRTAGAAPPAGSDFIRIVSIPGVDRQPCGGTHVARTGEIGPVLISKIEKKSRSNRRVVVQFAPAGAA; from the coding sequence ATGAGCGCCACCCGCAAGCGATTCGATGACGATGCCTACCTGCAGCAATGCGAGGCCACGGTGGTGGCCGTGCACGCGGAGGGCATCGAACTCGACGAGACGGTCTGCTACGCGCGCAGCGGCGGCCAGGCCGGCGACACCGGCACGCTGACACGGCCCGACGGCAGCGTGGTGGCAGTGGCCGACACCGTCTACAGCGCCGACCGCAGCCGTATCCTGCACGTGCCGGCGCCCGGTGCCGTCCTGCCGCAGCCGGGCGAGCGTGTCACGGTACGCATCGACTGGGAACGCCGCCACCGCCTGATGCGCCTGCACACCTGCCTGCACCTGCTGGGTGCCCTGATCCCGGTGCCGGTGACGGGTTGCGGCATCTCGCCCGACAGCGCCCGCATCGACTTCGACCTGCCCGAGTCCACGCTCGACAAGGCCGATCTCGGCGCCCGCCTGAATGACCTGATCGCGGCCGACACCGCGCTGGCCATCGAGAAGATCACGCCGCAGCAGCTGGCCGCCCAGCCGGAGCTGGTGCGCACGGCCGGCGCTGCGCCGCCGGCCGGCAGCGATTTCATCCGCATCGTCAGCATCCCCGGCGTGGACCGCCAGCCCTGCGGCGGCACCCATGTGGCGCGCACCGGCGAGATCGGCCCCGTGCTGATCAGCAAGATCGAGAAGAAGAGCCGCAGCAATCGCCGCGTGGTGGTGCAGTTCGCGCCGGCGGGCGCCGCCTGA
- a CDS encoding LysE family translocator: protein MPTDLLAGLSATQFLALLSLMTLGSFTPGPNTTIAAVSGANFGLRATLPHCAGVALGFASILALCAAGVGALVLGHPLAAGLLHAGGVAYLLWLAWKLARSTVLAERQVLRPLRLWQSAALQYANIKAWMLALATAASYMAGAPAPWQRGLLMCAVFAMFGFVSNGVYGVLGASLRHWLAAGQRVRWFNRTMGLALGLTALWIAAASRPA from the coding sequence ATGCCGACCGACCTGCTCGCCGGGCTGAGCGCCACGCAGTTCCTTGCGCTGCTGTCACTGATGACGCTGGGCTCCTTCACGCCCGGCCCCAACACCACCATCGCCGCCGTCAGCGGCGCCAATTTCGGCCTGCGCGCAACGCTGCCGCACTGCGCCGGAGTCGCGCTCGGCTTCGCCAGCATCCTGGCGCTGTGCGCGGCCGGCGTGGGCGCGCTGGTGCTCGGCCATCCGCTCGCCGCCGGCCTGCTGCATGCCGGCGGCGTGGCCTACCTGCTGTGGCTGGCGTGGAAGCTGGCGCGCAGCACCGTGCTGGCCGAGCGCCAGGTCCTGCGCCCGCTGCGGCTGTGGCAGTCCGCCGCGCTGCAGTACGCCAATATCAAGGCCTGGATGCTGGCGCTGGCCACCGCCGCCTCCTATATGGCCGGCGCCCCCGCACCCTGGCAGCGCGGCCTGCTGATGTGCGCCGTGTTCGCCATGTTCGGCTTCGTCAGCAACGGCGTCTATGGCGTGCTCGGCGCCTCGCTGCGGCACTGGCTGGCCGCCGGGCAGCGCGTGCGCTGGTTCAATCGCACCATGGGCCTGGCGCTCGGCCTGACCGCGCTGTGGATCGCCGCCGCCAGCCGTCCCGCATGA
- a CDS encoding RidA family protein, translating into MSVYDTLARLGIELPTANAPAAAYVMAAQTGNTVFVSGHIARKDGKPWAGKLGKDLGTEDGKAAARAIAIDLLATLHAHLGDLNRVTRVVKVMSLVNSTPEFTEQHLVTNGASEFFVEIFGDAGKHARSAFGVAQIPMGACVEIEMIVEVK; encoded by the coding sequence ATGTCCGTCTACGATACCCTCGCCCGCCTCGGCATCGAACTGCCCACCGCCAACGCCCCGGCCGCCGCCTACGTGATGGCTGCCCAGACCGGCAACACCGTCTTCGTCTCCGGCCACATCGCACGCAAGGATGGCAAGCCCTGGGCCGGCAAGCTGGGCAAGGACCTGGGCACCGAGGACGGCAAGGCCGCCGCGCGCGCCATCGCCATCGACCTGCTGGCCACGCTGCACGCCCACCTGGGCGACCTGAACCGCGTCACGCGCGTGGTCAAGGTGATGAGCCTGGTCAATTCGACTCCGGAATTCACCGAGCAGCACCTGGTGACCAACGGCGCCTCGGAATTCTTCGTCGAGATCTTCGGCGATGCCGGCAAGCACGCCCGCAGCGCCTTCGGCGTGGCGCAGATCCCGATGGGCGCCTGCGTCGAGATCGAGATGATCGTCGAGGTGAAGTAA
- a CDS encoding DHCW motif cupin fold protein, with the protein MRIDNLPFGTTDWSTIEPTLHPGEHGEARWRTRQFGDIRVRMVEYSAGYLADHWCKKGHILFVLEGELHTELEDGRTFVLGAGTSYQVADQAEAHRSSTPGGARLFIVD; encoded by the coding sequence ATGCGTATCGACAACCTGCCGTTCGGCACCACCGACTGGTCGACCATCGAACCGACCCTCCACCCAGGCGAACACGGCGAGGCCCGCTGGCGCACGCGCCAGTTCGGCGACATCCGCGTACGCATGGTGGAGTATTCCGCCGGCTATCTCGCCGACCACTGGTGCAAGAAGGGCCATATCCTGTTTGTCCTGGAAGGCGAACTGCACACCGAGCTCGAGGACGGCAGGACCTTCGTGCTGGGCGCCGGCACCAGCTACCAGGTCGCCGACCAGGCGGAAGCGCACCGTTCGTCCACACCGGGCGGCGCGCGCTTGTTTATCGTTGACTGA
- a CDS encoding PLP-dependent aminotransferase family protein, protein MNWAISRRAQQLTSSAIREILKVTERPEVISFAGGLPSPATFPVAEMEAAVARVFADNPQAALQYAATEGYLPLREFVAKRYQVDVERVLITTGSQQALDLIAKVMIDPGSPVLVETPSYLGALQAFSLFEPEFVSVPTDDQGLLPESLTAELTAGARFLYALPNFQNPTGRRLPLERRQALVARARGLGLLLVEDDPYGELSYAGSQLPSLLSMNPDGVIYMGSFSKILAPGMRLGFVIAPPELHFKLCQAKQASDLHTPSFTQRIAYETIRDGLLERHIPTIRELYGKQCRFMLDSLARHMPEGVRWNAPEGGMFIWVELPEGLDSMALLEQAVQRNVAYVPGAPFYASNPRRNTLRLAFVTVSPERIEQGVAILGELFRQAIDAAAPQAKAA, encoded by the coding sequence ATGAACTGGGCCATCTCCCGCCGGGCACAACAGCTCACCAGCTCGGCCATCCGCGAAATCCTCAAAGTCACCGAGCGTCCGGAGGTCATCTCCTTCGCCGGTGGCCTGCCCTCGCCTGCCACCTTCCCGGTAGCGGAGATGGAAGCGGCAGTGGCCCGGGTCTTCGCCGACAACCCCCAGGCGGCGCTGCAGTACGCCGCCACCGAAGGCTACCTGCCGCTGCGCGAGTTCGTCGCCAAGCGCTACCAGGTCGACGTGGAACGCGTGCTGATCACCACCGGCTCGCAGCAGGCGCTAGACCTGATCGCCAAGGTCATGATCGACCCGGGCAGCCCGGTGCTGGTCGAGACGCCCAGCTACCTCGGCGCGCTGCAGGCCTTCTCGCTGTTCGAACCGGAATTCGTCTCGGTGCCGACCGACGACCAGGGCCTGCTCCCCGAGAGCCTGACGGCCGAACTGACCGCCGGCGCGCGTTTTCTCTACGCCCTGCCCAACTTCCAGAACCCGACCGGCCGCCGCCTGCCGCTGGAACGCCGCCAGGCCCTGGTGGCGCGCGCCAGGGGACTGGGCCTGCTGCTGGTCGAGGACGATCCCTACGGCGAGCTGAGCTACGCCGGCAGCCAGCTGCCTTCGCTGCTGTCGATGAACCCGGACGGCGTGATCTACATGGGTTCCTTCTCCAAGATCCTGGCGCCGGGCATGCGCCTGGGCTTCGTGATCGCCCCGCCGGAACTGCACTTCAAGCTGTGCCAGGCCAAGCAGGCCTCCGACCTGCACACGCCGAGCTTCACCCAGCGCATCGCCTACGAGACCATCCGCGACGGCCTGCTCGAGCGCCATATCCCGACCATCCGCGAACTCTACGGCAAGCAGTGCCGCTTCATGCTGGACTCGCTGGCCCGCCACATGCCCGAGGGCGTGCGCTGGAACGCGCCGGAAGGCGGCATGTTCATCTGGGTGGAGCTGCCCGAGGGCCTGGACAGCATGGCCCTGCTGGAACAGGCGGTACAGCGCAACGTGGCCTACGTGCCGGGCGCGCCGTTCTACGCCAGCAACCCGCGCCGCAACACGCTGCGCCTGGCCTTCGTGACGGTCTCGCCGGAGCGGATCGAACAGGGCGTGGCCATCCTGGGCGAGCTGTTCCGCCAGGCCATCGACGCGGCCGCGCCGCAAGCCAAGGCCGCCTGA
- a CDS encoding glutathione S-transferase family protein: protein MLRIWGRLSSINVQKVVWCARELHLDHERVDIGVARGDLDTEAYVRLNPNRKIPVIEDFRGTDVGGEPFVLWESNAIVRYLCARYGEDSLWPADVKARASADRWMDWQATAFSPAMVNAFLHLVRRPPAERDEAVIAASCAATEPLAALLDEALAEREFIGGTRFTMADIPLACAAHRWMGLPATHTPRPNLERWLAAMRARPAASGILELPLR, encoded by the coding sequence ATGCTGCGAATCTGGGGACGCCTGTCGTCGATCAACGTGCAGAAGGTGGTCTGGTGCGCGCGCGAACTGCACCTCGACCACGAACGCGTCGACATCGGCGTGGCGCGGGGCGACCTCGACACCGAGGCCTATGTGCGGCTGAATCCCAACCGCAAGATCCCGGTGATCGAGGATTTCCGCGGCACCGACGTCGGCGGCGAGCCCTTCGTGCTGTGGGAATCCAATGCCATCGTGCGCTACCTGTGCGCCCGCTACGGCGAAGACAGCCTGTGGCCGGCCGATGTGAAGGCGCGCGCCTCGGCCGATCGCTGGATGGACTGGCAGGCCACGGCCTTCAGCCCGGCCATGGTCAACGCCTTCCTGCACCTGGTGCGGCGTCCGCCCGCCGAGCGTGACGAGGCCGTGATCGCCGCCTCCTGCGCGGCCACCGAGCCGCTCGCGGCCCTGCTCGACGAGGCGCTGGCGGAACGCGAATTCATCGGCGGCACGCGCTTCACCATGGCAGACATCCCGCTGGCCTGCGCCGCTCACCGCTGGATGGGCCTGCCGGCCACGCACACGCCGCGCCCCAACCTGGAGCGCTGGCTGGCAGCCATGCGGGCCAGGCCGGCCGCTTCCGGCATCCTCGAGCTGCCGCTGCGCTGA